Proteins from one Penicillium digitatum chromosome 2, complete sequence genomic window:
- a CDS encoding Small nucleolar ribonucleoprotein complex subunit, putative: protein MVDSASNMAVAKGDHEAKMRLAAAEQTYGRGKGVNAKNARDKKLRTNLKRQEFKHKEAILQAKDAEILLEHTEGFLEPEGELERTYKVRQDEIRDSVGIETAKKGFELKLPDMGPYRMDYSRNGRDLLLAGRKGHVATMDWREGKLGCELQLNETVRDARWLHNNQFFAVAQKKHTYIYDHQGTEIHCLSKHLEPLFLEFLPYHFLLASAQMSGHLKYTDTSTGQTVAELPTRLGKPTALAQNPWNAILHVGHQNGAVTLWSPNSQTPLVKALVHQGPVRSLAMDRTGHYMVSTGQDQKMNVWDIRMYREVHSYSCYQPGASVSISDRGLTAVGWGTQMSVWRGLFDAAQADQGKVQSPYMAWGGDGQRIENVRWCPYEDILGVGHDQGFASVIVPGAGEPNFDSLEANPYENVRQRQEHEVHSLLTKLQPDMISLDPNIIGKLDTINDQKYQEQRNPDHKPEDHMEKIKNRGRGRNSALRKYLRKKGGKNVIDEKRVKAETLRKEYAARTKEKLKQERLDLGPALSRFAK from the exons ATGGTTGACTCAGCCTCCAACATGGCTGTCGCCAAGGGCGACCACGAAGCGAAGATGAGACTCGCAGCAGCCGAGCAAACCTACGGACGAGGCAAAGGTGTCAATGCGAAGAATGCGCGGGACAAGAAGCTGCGCACAAATCTTAAGAGACAGGAATTCAAGCATAAGGAGGCGATTCTTCAAGCCAAGGATGCAGAGATCTTGCTTGAGCATACAGAAGGATTCCTGGAACCCGAAGGTGAACTCGAGCGGACCTACAAAGTTCGCCAAGATGAGATTCGGGACAGCGTCGGAATCGAGACAGCAAAGAAGGGATTCGAATTGAAGCTTCCCGATATGGGCCCCTACCGCATGGACTACTCTCGGAACGGACGTGACCTGCTGTTGGCGGGACGGAAGGGACATGTTGCGACGATGGATTGGCGCGAGGGCAAATTGGGCTGCGAGTTACAGTTGAATGAGACTGTGCGGGATGCCCGCTGGCTGCACAACAATCAGTTCTTTGCCGTGGCGCAGAAGAAGCACACTTATATCTACGATCACCAGGGAACTGAGATTCACTGTCTGAGCAAGCACCTGGAACCGCTCTTCCTGGAATTTCTGCCATATCATTTCCTTCTTGCAAGCGCT CAAATGAGCGGCCACCTTAAGTACACCGATACCTCAACCGGCCAGACCGTCGCTGAGCTACCTACACGGTTGGGTAAACCCACTGCTCTCGCACAGAACCCATGGAATGCCATCCTCCATGTGGGACACCAGAATGGAGCCGTGACCCTTTGGTCGCCAAACTCTCAAACCCCTCTGGTAAAGGCACTCGTGCACCAGGGACCTGTCCGGTCACTGGCAATGGACCGCACAGGCCATTACATGGTCTCCACAGGCCAAGACCAAAAGATGAATGTGTGGGATATCCGCATGTACCGCGAGGTGCATTCATACTCATGCTACCAGCCTGGTGCATCCGTGTCTATCAGTGACCGCGGCCTGACCGCAGTCGGCTGGGGCACTCAAATGAGCGTATGGCGTGGTCTTTTCGACGCCGCGCAAGCCGACCAAGGCAAAGTGCAAAGCCCATATATGGCGTGGGGTGGAGACGGACAGCGCATCGAGAACGTGCGCTGGTGTCCATACGAAGATATTCTTGGCGTAGGACACGACCAAGGATTCGCCAGTGTCATTGTTCCCGGCGCTGGTGAGCCCAACTTCGACTCACTGGAAGCCAACCCTTACGAGAACGTTCGACAGCGCCAAGAGCACGAGGTTCACTCGCTGCTCACCAAGTTGCAGCCGGATATGATCTCGCTCGACCCCAACATTATCGGAAAGCTTGATACCATCAACGACCAGAAGTATCAGGAGCAGCGCAACCCGGATCACAAGCCCGAGGATCACatggagaagatcaagaatCGCGGTCGTGGTCGTAACAGTGCCCTGCGCAAGTATCTCCGCAAGAAGGGTGGAAAGAACGTCATCGACGAGAAGCGTGTCAAGGCCGAGACGTTGCGCAAGGAGTATGCTGCTCGCACGAAGGAAAAGCTCAAGCAGGAACGTCTGGATCTGGGGCCGGCTCTGTCCCGGTTCGCCAAATGA
- a CDS encoding PtaB protein, putative: MMMTQPFPAHQGMPQHGFPPGHPMAAQHPNGHPGSGMVQQMHPGVAAPGGPQVSQAGPMMGGMAPGAGTAGPGGPGPNAHALSHLNPAQAHMLQTSQFQQNFANNPHLIHQHQQQQQQQQQQQLMRQRLSSQLQHQQHQQQQQHQQQQGLSVSMPNGTQGLNAAQMAAMQANPGMRPVNMMHIQQQIPYGQPPSLQQQQQFFAIQQAQQQAQQAQQAQQAQQAQQAQQAQQAQQAQQAQQAQQAQQAQQAQQAQQAQQAQQAQQAQQAQQAQQAQQAQQAQQAQQHAQQQANNGQSGQHTPQRTSAQPPNMHEQSATPQSQHGGPGGGTPQPSQTSQPPSTQPPQSQGPPQGQATPNPPSQQLPQSQQPGHHGQPGPQPQPPQSSQGQQPGPQNQQMTTQEVQLKAQQHQNALLMQQQQHQQRKNNAILTIHAYAEHLGNFQSRNETQDLLYWQSFVDRFYSPVGVLRQGVWNNTIGSKQFEIGTPALARYYLTQFTSGISQIQMVVEGARERESHNGGHYVEAPKCSFIYWFKNECQLFTNGTLRAHFDMHNKLEMLDVNVVSHNEFIPRSLLLAIEADSQKQSPKVSKNSKRIQPKQAPSLVPDSNVTANGVPTPVMGFMEVAETISAMQMLFQFSQANPQLSPPDALRNLVNTLQSQTPNPGFVPTPMSMNQGMNPGMNPGMNQGMNQGMNPAMNPGMNQGMNPGMNPGMNPGINPGMNQGMSPGMSPGMNPAMNSAMNPGMNPAMHPGMSPGMNPAMHPGMNPGMQPMQNVRGHSMGAPSQFASPAMAHLGLPGQQGSPHLTGSAHASPAQSNLAGPPGMQPPMQPSPAGVNNSPNGSAKVKASPRVPKRQKGAAV; encoded by the exons ATGATGATGACGCAGCCGTTTCCTGCCCACCAAGGCATGCCGCAACATGGGTTTCCCCCCGGTCACCCTATGGCCGCGCAACATCCAAATGGACACCCCGGCTCTGGAATGGTACAGCAAATGCACCCTGGTGTGGCTGCCCCGGGAGGACCTCAAGTCAGCCAAGCGGGCCCGATGATGGGCGGCATGGCTCCGGGCGCTGGGACAGCTGGTCCTGGTGGCCCTGGCCCAAATGCTCATGCCCTCTCCCACCTGAATCCCGCGCAGGCGCATATGCTTCAGACATCCCAATTCCAACAAAACT TCGCAAACAATCCCCATCTAATACACCAacaccagcaacagcaacaacagCAACAACAGCAACAACTAATGCGGCAACGATTGAGTAGTCAACTCCAACACCAACAAcatcagcagcagcagcagcatcaGCAGCAACAGGGTCTCTCTGTATCAATGCCAAACGGTACACAAGGGCTCAATGCTGCTCAAATGGCTGCAATGCAAGCGAACCCTGGAATGCGACCCGTCAATATGATGCACATTCAGCAGCAAATTCCATATGGCCAACCGCCAAGTcttcagcagcagcagcaatttTTCGCTATCCAGCAGGCTCAGcagcaggctcagcaggctcaacaggctcagcaggctcagcaggctcaacaggctcaacaggctcagcaggctcagcaggctcaacaggctcaacaggctcaacaggctcagcaggctcagcaggctcagcaggctcaacaggctcaacaggctcaacaggctcaacaggctcagcaggctcagcaggctcagcaggctcagcaggctcaACAGGCTCAACAGGCTCAACAACATGCTCAGCAACAGGCAAATAATGGACAATCAGGCCAGCATACTCCGCAGCGTACGTCAGCACAGCCCCCGAACATGCACGAACAGAGTGCCACTCCACAGTCGCAGCATGGCGGGCCAGGAGGGGGCACACCACAACCCTCTCAGACCTCTCAGCCGCCATCCACTCAACCTCCGCAGTCGCAGGGTCCGCCTCAAGGCCAAGCAACTCCTAATCCTCCATCGCAACAACTGCCGCAGTCTCAACAACCGGGTCATCACGGGCAACCTGGTCCGCAGCCTCAGCCTCCACAGAGTTCCCAGGGCCAGCAACCGGGTCCTCAGAATCAGCAGATGACAACCCAGGAGGTTCAGTTGAAAGCACAACAACACCAGAATGCTCTTTTGATGCAGCAACAACAGCACCAGCAAAGGAAGAATAACGCAATTTTGACCATCCATGCCTACGCGGAGCATCTGGGAAACTTCCAATCCCGCAATGAAACCCAAGATCTTCTATATTGGCAATCGTTCGTCGACCGTTTCTACTCCCCTGTAGGTGTGTTGCGACAGGGCGTTTGGAATAACACAATCGGATCTAAACAATTTGAAATTGGGACACCTGCGCTGGCACGTTATTACTTGACCCAGTTCACTAGCGGGATTAGTCAAATTCAGATGGTGGTTGAAGGCGCTCGCGAGCGGGAATCTCACAATGGAGGGCATTACGTGGAAGCCCCAAAATGTTCATTCATTTATTGGTTCAAGAATGAGTGCCAG CTTTTCACTAACGGCACGTTGCGGGCGCATTTCGATATGCACAACAAGCTTGAGATGCTCGATGTGAATGTCGTCAGCCACAATGAGTTTATTCCGCGGTCTTTGTTGCTGGCCATCGAGGCAGATTCCCAAAAACAAAGTCCCAAGGTCTCAAAGAACTCAAAACGTATCCAGCCTAAGCAAGCACCATCGCTAGTGCCAGACTCCAACGTGACTGCCAATGGCGTGCCTACTCCAGTCATGGGATTCATGGAAGTCGCTGAAACTATTTCCGCCATGCAAATGTTGTTCCAATTTTCGCAAGCCAACCCGCAGCTATCACCTCCTGACGCTTTGCGGAATCTCGTCAACACCCTCCAGTCGCAAACCCCCAATCCAGGCTTTGTGCCAACTCCCATGTCCATGAATCAGGGTATGAACCCAGGCATGAATCCAG GTATGAAccaaggcatgaaccaaggcATGAATCCGGCCATGAACCCAGGTATGAATCAAGGCATGAATCCGGGTATGAATCCGGGTATGAATCCCGGCATAAACCCAGGCATGAATCAGGGTATGAGTCCGGGCATGAGTCCAGGTATGAACCCCGCTATGAACTCAGCCATGAATCCGGGCATGAATCCAGCCATGCACCCTGGCATGAGTCCGGGCATGAATCCAGCTATGCACCCCGGCATGAACCCAGGCATGCAGCCCATGCAAAATGTCCGGGGACATAGCATGGGCGCTCCGTCCCAGTTTGCCTCGCCTGCCATGGCCCATCTTGGTCTCCCCGGGCAGCAAGGCTCGCCTCATCTGACTGGTTCAGCACACGCGAGCCCAGCCCAAAGCAACCTTGCCGGTCCCCCTGGAATGCAACCACCAATGCAGCCGTCCCCAGCCGGCGTGAACAATAGTCCAAAT GGCTCAGCGAAAGTAAAGGCTAGCCCTCGGGTGCCGAAGCGACAAAAGGGCGCCGCCGTCTAA
- a CDS encoding NSF attachment protein — protein MTQDPRVLLQKADKALSSASGGFSWFGGRAEKYESAADLYTQAANAFRVQKMNKEAGQAFEKAASIQTQSLNEPDDAANNLQEAFKVYRKTDPEDAARVLSSAIQHYVLRGNLRRAATQQQFLAELYEVELGDMKKALEAYEKAAEWFEGDNAEALANKHYLKVADLAALESDYYKAITNYERIGRSSINNHLMKWSVKDYLLKAGICHLATKDLVETNRALESYRELDPSFGSTREHQLLVDLTQAVEGGDQESFADKLFQFDQLSKLDKWKTTLLLRIKNNIEEAEEDFS, from the exons ATGACTCAAGATCCCCGTGTCCTGCTCCAAAAA GCCGACAAAGCGCTGTCCAGTGCTTCTGGCGGCTTCAGTTGGTTTGGAGGAAGAGCAGAGAAGTATGAAAGTGCTGCAGATCTGTATACTCAGGCTGCAAATGCGTTCCGGGTACAGAAAATGA ACAAGGAGGCCGGTCAGGCCTTTGAGAAAGCTGCCTCCATCCAAACTCAGAGCCTTAATGAACCTGACGACGCCGCCAATAACCTCCAGGAAGCATTCAAGGTCTACCGCAAGACGGACCCCGAGGATGCTGCTCGCGTGCTTTCCAGTGCCATCCAGCACTACGTACTACGAGGAAACCTGCGCCGCGCAGCAACGCAACAGCAATTCTTGGCTGAGCTGTATGAGGTGGAGCTTGGAGATATGAAGAAGGCATTGGAAGCGTACGAGAAGGCTGCTGAGTGGTTCGAGGGTGATAACGCTGAAGC CCTAGCAAACAAGCATTACCTCAAGGTGGCGGACTTGGCCGCTTTGGAAAGTGACTACTACAAAGCCATCACCAACTACGAACGTATCGGCCGAAGCTCTATTAACAACCATTTGATGAAGTGGTCCGTGAAGGATTATCTCCTAAAGGCAGGCATCTGCCACCTCGCCACAAAA GATCTTGTTGAGACTAACCGTGCTTTGGAATCATACCGAGAACTTGATCCATCCTTTGGTTCGACAAGGGAGCACCAGCTACTCGTGGACCTGACCCAGGCTGTTGAGGGTGGTGACCAGGAAAGCTTTGCTGATAAGCTCTTCCAGTTTGACCAGCTCAGCAAGCTGGACAAGTGGAAGACAACCCTCCTTCTGCGGATCAAGAATAACATCGAGGAAGCTGAGGAGGACTTCTCGTAA
- a CDS encoding Pre-rRNA processing protein Tsr1, putative, which yields MAPAVHHHRSTTKVSHKPYKSKHASKSALKDQAKGKIEGDERGGRKTPHQQLKTKLDRRNTARQRQALKHQERSQATSIFAGQNGAPRHVAIVPLSADVDTAAAIASINESVDVLTDVPLDGPSRVRIDRFRQSVQYVPAKYDLMSALDVCRMADFVILVMSSEVEVDEEGEMLLRSIQGQGISNVLTVVQGLDKIGPPKKRPQVASSLKSFINHFFPSIEKVMSLDSRQESSNAIRSICTATPKGIRWRDDRSWMFVENVQWPESNLEVVDDVVITGVVRGRGLKADRIVHLPGWGDFQIDSIIAAPLTTTKPKRDDAMAVDANETKQILETPTEDQDEMAAIAPEEIEMVDDDMVSMAETEKKGVLLDDYHYFSDDDSHIPPVPKKLPKGTSNYQSAWYLEDVSDSGSDMEDEDEPMELDTTGAPEDGVFPDHQDAMTEGGGTEYPQSEMFLDPSPEDEAQELADYRASRKTAAEEDLEFPDEIELHPNALARERLARYRGLKNLKLSHWETSEDRPYEPEDWCRLLQFADFKGSKNRIIREALAGGVNPGTRVDIHLRAVPSTLRNTKPISLFSLLRHEYKQTVVNVSMTLNSSVERPLRAKEQLVVQCGARRMVVNPIFSSADNTPNNVHKYDRFLHPGRSAIASWIGPMTWGSVPILVFKQKQAEQEDGDDEMEAADAKDEPIALDQLELIGTGTVVAPDQKRVVAKRAILTGHPYKIHKKVVTIRYMFFNAEDIQWFKALQLWTRRGRSGYFKESLGTHGYFKATFDAKINPQDSVGVSLYKRVFPRKAKALDAISA from the exons ATGGCGCCTGCCGTGCACCACCACCGCTCCACCACCAAGGTTTCCCACAAGCCCTACAAGAGCAAACATGCCTCCAAGAGCGCCCTAAAGGACCAGGCCAAAG GCAAAATCGAAGGTGATGAGCGGGGCGGTCGTAAAACACCCCACCAACAGCTCAAGACGAAACTCGATCGCCGTAACACCGCCCGCCAAAGGCAGGCATTGAAGCATCAGGAAAGATCCCAAGCGACTAGTATTTTTGCTGGCCAGAATGGTGCTCCACGTCATGTCGCAATCGTGCCGCTGTCCGCCGATGTTGATACCGCTGCTGCTATTGCTTCTATCAACGAGAGTGTCGATGTGTTGACTGATGTGCCGCTCGATGGACCTAGCCGTGTGCGCATTGACCGATTCCGCCAGAGCGTGCAGTACGTTCCTGCCAAGTATGACTTGATGAGCGCTTTGGATGTGTGCCGTATGGCCGACTTTGTCATCTTGGTCATGTCATCTGAAGTCGAGGTTGATGAAGAGGGCGAGATGCTGTTGCGCTCGATTCAAGGCCAGGGTATCTCAAATGTGTTGACTGTTGTGCAAGGTCTCGACAAGATTGGCCCCCCTAAGAAGCGCCCTCAGGTGGCTTCTTCGTTGAAGTCTTTTATTAACCATTTCTTCCCCTCTATTGAGAAAGTCATGTCTCTCGACTCGAGACAGGAATCTTCCAACGCGATCCGATCTATTTGTACCGCTACTCCCAAGGGCATCCGCTGGCGTGACGATCGCAGCTGGATGTTTGTCGAGAATGTTCAGTGGCCAGAGTCCAATTTGGAAGTGGTTGACGACGTCGTCATCACCGGAGTCGTTCGTGGAAGGGGTCTGAAGGCAGACCGGATCGTTCATCTCCCTGGATGGGGCGATTTCCAGATTGATTCGATCATAGCTGCGCCGCTAACAACCACAAAGCCCAAACGGGATGATGCAATGGCCGTTGACGCAAATGAGACCAAACAAATCCTGGAGACTCCTACCGAGGACCAGGATGAAATGGCTGCTATTGCACCCGAAGAAATTGAAATGGTGGATGACGACATGGTTTCCATGGCTGAGACAGAGAAGAAGGGTGTTCTGCTGGATGACTATCATTACTTCTCTGATGACGACTCGCACATTCCCCCGGTACCCAAGAAGTTGCCCAAGGGTACCTCAAATTACCAGTCTGCCTGGTATCTCGAAGACGTATCAGACTCCGGATCTGATatggaggatgaggatgaaccCATGGAGTTGGACACTACTGGAGCACCCGAGGATGGCGTATTCCCAGACCACCAGGATGCCATGACTGAGGGCGGTGGTACTGAATACCCGCAATCGGAGATGTTCCTCGATCCTTCCCCAGAGGACGAGGCCCAGGAACTGGCCGACTACCGTGCCAGCCGCAAGACTGCGGCCGAAGAGGACCTGGAGTTCCCCGATGAGATTGAATTGCACCCCAACGCCCTTGCCAGAGAACGTTTGGCCCGATACCGTGGATTGAAGAACCTCAAGCTCAGCCACTGGGAAACATCCGAGGATCGTCCCTACGAGCCTGAGGATTGGTGCCGACTGCTGCAGTTTGCTGATTTCAAGGGTTCCAAGAACCGCATCATTCGAGAGGCTTTGGCTGGTGGTGTTAACCCTGGTACCCGCGTGGATATCCACCTTCGCGCAGTTCCTTCTACCCTGCGCAACACCAAGCCCATTTCGCTCTTCTCTCTGCTCCGCCACGAGTATAAGCAGACTGTGGTCAACGTTAGCATGACTCTCAACTCCAGCGTAGAGAGGCCTCTCAGGGCTAAGGAGCAGCTCGTCGTTCAGTGCGGTGCCCGCCGTATGGTCGTCAACCCTATCTTCTCCTCGGCTGATAACACGCCGAACAACGTTCACAAATACGACCGATTCTTGCACCCTGGTCGCAGTGCCATCGCATCCTGGATTGGACCCATGACCTGGGGCTCGGTTCCTATCCTTGTATTCAAACAGAAGCAAGCTGAGCAGGAGGACGGTGACGACGAGATGGAGGCCGCCGATGCCAAGGATGAGCCCATTGCCCTGGACCAACTCGAGCTGATCGGTACCGGTACTGTTGTCGCACCCGATCAGAAGCGCGTGGTTGCCAAACGTGCCATCCTCACTGGTCACCCCTACAAGATCCACAAGAAGGTTGTTACCATCCGGTACATGTTCTTCAACGCCGAGGATATCCAATGGTTCAAGGCCCTCCAGTTGTGGACCCGCCGTGGTCGCAGTGGATACTTCAAGGAAAGCCTGGGTACACACGGATACTTCAAGGCCACCTTCGATGCCAAGATCAACCCTCAAGACTCCGTGGGTGTCAGTTTGTACAAGCGCGTCTTCCCTcgcaaggccaaggcttTGGACGCGATCTCTGCGTAA
- a CDS encoding Urease accessory protein UreG, putative has translation MSHSHSHDAGIDHTHDDPFNGHGHAHDILDGPGSYVNREMPLIEGRDWRDRAFTIGIGGPVGSGKTALMLALSQALRDEYNIAAVTNDIFTREDAEFLTRHKALAPSRIRAIETGGCPHAAVREDISANLLALQKLQKQFTTDLLLIESGGDNLAANYSRELADFIIYVIDVAGGDKVPRKGGPGITGSDLLVVNKIDLAEAVGADLAVMERDAAKMREGGPTVFAVVKHGKGMDHIVNLIISAWKGSGAYDVSLQRWKDGAVRGSGSVDE, from the exons ATGTCACACTCTCACTCTCACGACGCCGGTATTGACCACACCCACGATGACCCCTTCAACGGCCACGGCCACGCACATGATATCCTCGATGGTCCAGGCTCCTACGTCAACCGCGAGATGCCCTTGATCGAAGGCCGAGACTGGAGGGATCGTGCCTTTACGATTGGTATCGGTGG ACCCGTAGGATCCGGCAAGACAGCTCTGATGCTAGCGCTTTCTCAAGCCCTTCGAGACGAGTATAATATCGCCGCAGTGACAAACGATATCTTCACAAG AGAAGACGCCGAATTCCTAACCCGCCACAAAGCCCTGGCCCCATCCCGCATCCGCGCCATCGAAACAGGCGGCTGCCCACACGCCGCCGTGCGCGAGGACATCAGCGCAAACCTCCTCGCGCTACAGAAGCTACAGAAGCAGTTCACGACCGATTTACTACTAATCGAGTCCGGGGGCGACAACCTTGCTGCGAACTACTCGCGCGAGCTGGCGGATTTCATCATCTACGTGATTGACGTTGCGGGCGGTGATAAGGTACCTCGTAAGGGTGGACCTGGAATCACCGGATCGGATCTGCTTGTGGTGAACAAGATTGATCTTGCTGAGGCTGTTGGGGCGGATCTTGCTGTTATGGAGAGGGATGCGGCGAAGATGAGGGAGGGGGGACCGACTGTGTTTGCGGTTGTTAAGCATGGGAAGGGGATGGATCACATTGTCAATTTGATTATCAGTGCATGGAAGGGGAGTGGAGCTTATGATGTTAGTTTGCAAAGGTGGAAGGATGGGGCTGTCAGGGGGTCTGGGAGTGTTGATGAGTAG